Below is a window of Lagenorhynchus albirostris chromosome 11, mLagAlb1.1, whole genome shotgun sequence DNA.
CACCGCCAACAGAGCCGGTCAACTCAGACCTCGGGGCCCCCGAAGGCCAGGTTGTCGCGAACCATCATTGTCTTGCGGAGGTCACGGTCCACCAGGGGGCGCTGCATGCGCCACTTGTGCGCCTCCTGCAAACCGGGCTCGAAGTAGTAGATGCAGGCGCCGAAGCCCACCAGAATGAGGACAGAGATGAACAGGTAAACAGGCACGAACCAGTCCAGGAAGTGCGGCATCGCGGAGGCCTTGGCTGCTGAGACGCGGTCGGTGAGaaccagcagagaggctgcttatcccacccaccctcccagaGGGGGACCCGCAGGCTTCACAGAGCCAGGAGGTCGGAGCTTCACCTTACGGCTGGGAAGACGGAGACCCTGGAGAGTGGAGAGCAGTGACTCAGCAGCCCCGGCCCCCTGACCAAGCACacagctgcccccaccccaggggcCCACCCAGCTCCTACTCACCCTTCTACAAGGAAGCTTATAGCTGAGGGCTGGCCCTGGCTCAGTCCCTCAACAGTATGTGTGCCCTCAGgcaggttgcttaacctctctgggcctcagcattGTCCCCTGCAGAAGGGGACGCTACCAGAGCCTTGTGGGGATTCAGTGAGGTGACTGACCCCTCAGAGCACTCAGAAAAGGACAGCTGGGGCCATGCCTCCTCTGAGCTGTCCCTCCCGGCTCTGACTGTGCATTTGCAGAGGCTGCCACTTACTAGGCCCCTCACAGATGAGTGGGTCCCCAGCCACCCGTGCATCCTGGCTAGGTGTGGCTTAGTGAAAGCATGGTGAACAACTGCCCATCCCTAGGGGACCTGGTTGATATCAACAGGCTCTGCACAGGCTCCCGAATTCCGgcccattttataattataagaGTATGGACACAGTGCCAGCCCCAAAAGACTTGGACATTGGTTTCCACATCCGTAAGATGGGAGTGAAAACAGTATCTAggtcatagggctgttgtgactGTTAAAAGAgttaatttacataaaatgctCAGAACCAGTGCCTGGCGCTTACCAAGTGCTACATAGTAGTTTGTTCTTaattccctgggcctcagtttccttatctggaaaatgggcataGAAGTAGGACCCACTTCTTAGGGTCTCTGTGAATGTTTAACAAGCCAATGCCTAAGGAGCACTTAGCATCACGCTGCTTGGTGCAGAATCGGCACCCAGTGAATATCAGCTATTGTTATTTCCAGTGCACCAGAGGTGGGGAACGCAGGAAAGTGGAAGCTAGCAGGTTTAAGGTGCTTCACAAGTTTTATATACACCCAGACTCTTTAGAATGGCCCAGAGATGCCCAGATCTGCTCTCTGCCAACCTTGCCAGCCTCATCTCCCACACTACGTGCCATCACAGGGAACCACTTGTCAGTCACCTATGTGCATCTGCATGTTATACAGTCTACATCTTTgcatatgctttcattttccttGGAATGTCCTTTGCATTCATGTTCATGTGGCAAACTCCTATACATACTTCAAAAGCCCCACCACAGGTTATCTCCTCCAGAAATGGAATAAATCAGGGCCCATTTAACCCACCCTCAGCCCCTTCCTGAGGTGTGAGAAAGGGGTAAGGTGAGAAGC
It encodes the following:
- the SMIM45 gene encoding small integral membrane protein 45 translates to MPHFLDWFVPVYLFISVLILVGFGACIYYFEPGLQEAHKWRMQRPLVDRDLRKTMMVRDNLAFGGPEV